In Malus sylvestris chromosome 15, drMalSylv7.2, whole genome shotgun sequence, a single genomic region encodes these proteins:
- the LOC126602881 gene encoding uncharacterized mitochondrial protein AtMg00810-like, producing MGFTASLSDTSLFTKKDDNDIVILLLYVNDIILTCSNTSKINAAIQELSEVFDLKDLGRLTFFLGLQIHYRDNEDIFVNQTKYIKDLIHKAGLKSCKPTTTPYKPHNSMLVTEGKPLVDPSIYRSIVGSLQYLTFTRPDIAFAVNSVCQFMTSPTDDHLTAVKRILRYLQGTIEAGICYSAIAAVSLNAFSDADLNTTRSVTGYVVFVGNNLISWQSKKPNSVSRSSIEAEYKALAHTAVDITWVRYNLKDLNVFLPHPPVISCDNMSGISLSANLVFHSRIKHLDTYYHFVREKVQQSDLEVVYIPTNDQTANILTKGLHSPTFVKHCYNL from the coding sequence ATGGGGTTCACAGCTTCATTATCAGACACCAGTTTATTCACAAAGAAGGATGATAATGATATTGTGATTTTATTACTCTATGTCAATGACATTATCCTTACATGTTCCAACACTTCAAAGATCAATGCAGCAATACAAGAATTGTCTGAAGTATTTGATTTGAAAGATCTTGGAAGACTTACATTCTTTCTCGGGCTACAGATTCACTATAGGGATAATGAAGATATCTTTGTGAATCAAACAAAGTATATCAAGGATCTTATACACAAAGCAGGTTTGAAGTCATGTAAACCTACAACAACTCCCTACAAACCTCATAATTCGATGCTTGTGACGGAAGGCAAACCATTGGTTGATCCTAGTATCTACAGAAGTATTGTGGGGTCTCTACAATATTTGACATTCACAAGGCCAGACATAGCCTTTGCAGTGAATTCGGTATGTCAATTCATGACTTCACCAACTGATGATCATTTAACAGCAGTGAAACGCATTCTGAGATACTTGCAAGGTACAATTGAAGCTGGTATTTGCTATTCTGCAATTGCAGCAGTAAGCTTAAATGCGTTTTCAGATGCAGATCTTAATACCACACGATCAGTGACAGGTTATGTAGTTTTCGTTGGAAATAATCTTATTTCTTGGCAGTCAAAGAAACCAAATTCAGTTTCCAGAAGCTCCATAGAAGCTGAGTACAAAGCATTAGCTCATACAGCTGTAGATATTACATGGGTGAGATATAATTTAAAGGATTTGAATGTTTTTCTTCCTCATCCACCTGTGATCAGTTGTGATAACATGTCTGGGATATCATTAAGTGCCAATCTTGTATTTCATTCGAGGATCAAACATTTGGACACATATTATCATTTTGTTCGAGAAAAAGTACAACAAAGTGATCTGGAGGTGGTGTATATTCCTACAAATGATCAAACCGCTAATATTTTAACAAAGGGATTGCACAGTCCTACGTTTGTTAAGCATTGTTACAATCTGTAA